The Elusimicrobiota bacterium genome includes a region encoding these proteins:
- a CDS encoding phosphoglucomutase/phosphomannomutase family protein: MRFGTGGWRAQLCDEFTFLNVRKVAHTISAAVKENPDYGVTSPDYQSWLGEGKRSPVPVIVLGYDSRFLSEDFAHEVAAVFALDGIKTVLSASDAPTPAVAAAVLARKAIGGLMITASQSPAQLNGVKWMPFWGGGATPAVTEDIERRIELLGAHAIKTMSLDRSLRESWIETTDLRPGYFKQLSSLLDVKAIRRARLKVAVDAMHGSARNYMRPFLEGLGVEVIGLHEQRDVLFGGRAPEPAPESLAELAQVVAKKKLSLGLACDGDGDRFGVFDAGGHWIPANEVLALALEHLVANRGMKGKVARTVMTSHFVDAVAKSHGLDARETPVGFKFIGDLLRTGQFILGGEEAGGLTIRGHVPDKDGLLACLLMLELAACERKPLSVVRDRLFKRVGTFYNTREDFFMSRPREIQELEERLRVRPPLDLAGGSVWRIDQSDGFKFILRDGSWLGLRSSGTEPVFRLYAEAHDPKRLAALVESGKRLLQGRF, encoded by the coding sequence GTGAGGTTCGGAACGGGCGGCTGGAGGGCGCAACTCTGCGACGAGTTCACCTTCCTCAACGTCCGGAAGGTCGCGCACACCATCTCCGCCGCCGTCAAGGAGAACCCCGATTACGGCGTGACCTCGCCGGACTATCAGTCCTGGCTCGGCGAAGGCAAGCGCAGCCCGGTGCCGGTGATCGTGCTCGGCTACGACAGCCGCTTCCTTTCCGAGGATTTCGCCCACGAGGTGGCCGCGGTCTTCGCGCTGGATGGGATCAAGACCGTCCTCTCCGCATCCGACGCGCCCACGCCGGCGGTCGCCGCCGCCGTGCTGGCGCGCAAGGCGATCGGCGGCCTCATGATCACGGCCTCGCAGAGCCCCGCCCAGCTCAACGGCGTCAAGTGGATGCCCTTTTGGGGCGGGGGCGCGACGCCGGCGGTGACCGAGGACATCGAGCGGCGCATAGAACTGCTCGGGGCGCACGCCATCAAGACCATGTCTTTGGACCGGTCCCTGCGCGAGTCCTGGATCGAGACCACGGACCTGCGGCCCGGCTATTTCAAGCAACTCTCCTCCCTTCTGGACGTCAAGGCGATCCGCAGGGCCAGGCTCAAGGTCGCGGTCGACGCCATGCACGGCTCCGCCCGCAACTACATGCGGCCCTTCTTGGAGGGGCTGGGGGTGGAGGTGATCGGCCTCCACGAGCAGCGCGACGTGCTCTTTGGCGGCCGCGCGCCGGAGCCCGCGCCGGAGTCCTTGGCCGAGCTGGCGCAGGTCGTGGCCAAGAAGAAGCTCAGCCTCGGCCTGGCCTGCGACGGCGACGGGGACCGCTTCGGCGTCTTCGACGCCGGCGGGCACTGGATCCCGGCCAACGAGGTGCTGGCCCTGGCCCTGGAGCACCTGGTGGCCAATCGGGGCATGAAGGGCAAGGTGGCGCGCACCGTCATGACCTCCCACTTCGTCGACGCCGTGGCCAAGTCGCACGGCCTCGACGCGCGCGAGACCCCGGTGGGCTTCAAATTCATCGGCGACCTGCTGCGCACCGGGCAATTCATCCTGGGCGGCGAGGAAGCCGGGGGGCTCACCATCCGCGGGCATGTGCCGGACAAGGACGGACTGCTGGCCTGCCTGCTGATGCTCGAGCTCGCCGCCTGCGAGCGCAAGCCGCTGAGCGTGGTGCGGGACCGCCTGTTCAAGCGCGTCGGCACTTTCTACAACACCCGCGAGGATTTTTTCATGTCCCGGCCGCGGGAGATCCAGGAACTCGAAGAGCGCCTGCGCGTGCGGCCGCCGCTGGACCTGGCTGGCGGCTCCGTGTGGCGCATCGACCAATCCGACGGCTTCAAGTTCATCCTGCGCGACGGCAGCTGGCTGGGCCTGCGCTCGTCGGGCACGGAGCCGGTGTTCCGCCTCTACGCCGAGGCCCATGACCCTAAGAGGCTCGCCGCGCTCGTCGAGTCGGGCAAGAGACTGCTGCAAGGGAGATTTTAA
- a CDS encoding PorV/PorQ family protein, producing the protein MRRLLLTAAALALAAPARAMSTQAGTAGAQFLKLGAGARAGAMADNFAALADDANAAYYNPAGLTQLKSTQLAGAHTALFQGISYEVVDFAVPFGREAGYSRHAVAAGVYYLSVGDIERRTSDSTEPIGTFRASDGAYGLTYAHAFDRRLSVGLTGKYIAQNIDSYSARSFCADAGVLYQINPDGGRPVSVAAVVRNMGQSSGGYVAGNSDPMPLGMTLAGAWRVSPKKFSLDLEASKYRDTDVFFGLGAEYTHAFNEGIAGALRGGYSSLRKDNDGLNGVALGGGISFYKATFDFAWQPFGVLGDIFRYSLIVRF; encoded by the coding sequence ATGAGGAGACTCCTGCTGACGGCGGCGGCCCTGGCGCTGGCGGCGCCGGCTCGGGCCATGAGCACCCAGGCCGGCACGGCCGGGGCGCAGTTCCTCAAGCTCGGGGCCGGGGCCCGCGCCGGCGCCATGGCCGACAACTTCGCGGCTCTCGCCGACGACGCCAACGCCGCCTATTACAACCCGGCCGGCCTGACCCAGCTCAAGAGCACCCAGCTCGCCGGGGCGCACACCGCGCTCTTCCAGGGCATCAGCTACGAGGTGGTGGACTTCGCGGTGCCCTTCGGCCGCGAGGCGGGCTACTCCCGCCATGCGGTCGCGGCCGGCGTCTACTACCTCTCCGTGGGGGACATCGAGCGGCGCACGTCGGATTCGACCGAGCCCATCGGGACCTTCAGGGCCTCGGACGGGGCCTACGGCCTTACCTACGCCCACGCCTTCGACCGCAGGCTCAGCGTGGGCTTGACCGGCAAGTACATCGCCCAGAACATCGATTCCTACAGCGCGCGCAGCTTCTGCGCCGACGCGGGCGTCCTCTATCAGATCAACCCGGACGGCGGCCGGCCCGTGAGCGTGGCGGCTGTGGTCAGGAACATGGGCCAGAGCTCCGGCGGCTACGTCGCCGGCAACAGCGACCCCATGCCCTTGGGCATGACCCTGGCCGGGGCCTGGCGGGTGTCCCCCAAGAAGTTCTCCTTGGACCTGGAAGCCTCCAAATATCGCGACACCGACGTCTTCTTCGGCCTGGGCGCGGAGTACACCCATGCCTTCAACGAAGGCATCGCGGGGGCCCTGCGCGGCGGCTACTCCTCGCTGCGCAAGGACAACGACGGCTTGAACGGCGTCGCCCTGGGCGGCGGCATCAGCTTCTACAAGGCGACCTTCGATTTCGCCTGGCAGCCCTTCGGCGTCCTGGGCGACATCTTCCGCTACTCGCTCATCGTCCGCTTCTAA
- a CDS encoding prolipoprotein diacylglyceryl transferase: protein MHPVLLTVGTLRVFSYGVLIALGGALSCLIWWAKRGRMGLRSEDDFWLLVNVVLFGGFLGGRGLYIIEYVPFRGPELWSAVLSLSRGFSVLGAFAGVIGGVWLLARRRGIPFLRLLDYVSLVAPFWHVFGRLGCFAAGCCHGRPTQLPWAVRFTDPVCLVDRALLGAPLHPTQLYEAFGDAGIFLALWSYVVPRLETGRLGFGTLSGLYFAAYGLLRFGVEFFRGDTVPGILGLTGGQLLSLGLLGAGLGLAAWANRRPCTPS from the coding sequence ATGCATCCGGTCCTCCTGACCGTGGGCACCTTGCGCGTGTTCAGCTACGGGGTCCTCATCGCCCTCGGCGGCGCGCTCTCCTGCCTCATCTGGTGGGCCAAGCGCGGGCGGATGGGGCTGCGCAGCGAGGACGATTTCTGGCTCCTGGTCAACGTCGTCCTCTTCGGGGGCTTCCTGGGCGGCCGCGGCCTCTACATCATCGAGTACGTCCCTTTCCGCGGCCCGGAGCTGTGGTCGGCGGTCCTCTCGTTGAGCCGGGGTTTCTCGGTGCTGGGCGCTTTCGCCGGCGTCATAGGGGGTGTCTGGCTGCTGGCGCGCAGGCGCGGCATCCCGTTCTTGAGGCTGCTCGACTACGTGAGCCTGGTCGCCCCCTTCTGGCACGTCTTCGGCCGGCTGGGGTGCTTCGCGGCCGGCTGCTGCCACGGCCGGCCCACGCAACTGCCCTGGGCGGTGCGCTTCACGGACCCCGTCTGTCTGGTCGACAGGGCCCTGCTCGGCGCGCCGCTCCATCCCACCCAGCTCTACGAGGCTTTCGGCGACGCCGGCATCTTCCTGGCCCTCTGGTCTTACGTGGTTCCCCGCCTCGAGACCGGCCGGCTGGGCTTCGGGACCCTCAGCGGCCTCTACTTCGCGGCCTACGGCCTGCTGCGCTTCGGCGTGGAGTTCTTCCGGGGCGACACGGTCCCCGGGATCCTCGGACTGACCGGTGGGCAGCTCCTCAGCCTGGGCCTGCTCGGCGCGGGCCTGGGCCTGGCCGCCTGGGCCAACAGGAGACCATGCACCCCATCCTGA
- a CDS encoding RluA family pseudouridine synthase, producing the protein MRQVPESFVAETPRQRLDLFLAGHFPHLSRSHLKRLIALGAVRVGGELADADRRLHVGEAVAVEFPAPEWAEPYGRFSDWVLHEDRALLVLNKPAGLLMHPLGASWLAAPEAALCETEPNLAGILLRQRPGISAAGTPRCGIVHRLDRCTSGVLLVAKTPAASEALIGEFKDREVSKTYRAVVRGQWLEKRASVEAPVGRKPGHRRIIATPFGKEASTGFSVLESCAAGAWVEALPLTGRTHQIRVHLDLLGHPVMGDQEFDRPRSGEPVPPRLMLHAYKIEFAHPATARPVRFLARVPEDMRRFWAACRKA; encoded by the coding sequence ATGAGACAAGTCCCGGAGTCCTTCGTCGCGGAAACCCCGCGCCAGCGGCTGGATCTGTTCCTGGCCGGGCATTTCCCTCATCTGAGCCGCAGCCATCTCAAGAGGCTGATCGCGCTGGGCGCGGTGCGGGTGGGCGGCGAGCTCGCCGACGCCGACCGGCGCCTGCACGTCGGGGAGGCCGTGGCCGTCGAGTTCCCGGCCCCGGAGTGGGCCGAACCCTACGGGAGGTTCTCGGACTGGGTGCTCCATGAGGACCGCGCGCTGCTGGTCCTCAACAAGCCGGCGGGCCTGCTCATGCACCCGTTGGGCGCCAGCTGGCTCGCGGCGCCCGAGGCGGCGCTCTGCGAGACGGAGCCCAATCTCGCCGGCATCCTGCTGCGGCAGCGCCCGGGCATCAGCGCGGCCGGCACGCCCCGCTGCGGCATCGTGCATCGCCTCGACCGGTGCACGAGCGGGGTCCTGCTCGTGGCCAAGACTCCGGCCGCCTCGGAGGCCTTGATCGGCGAGTTCAAGGACCGGGAGGTCTCCAAGACCTACCGCGCGGTGGTGCGGGGCCAGTGGTTGGAGAAGCGGGCCAGCGTGGAGGCGCCGGTGGGCCGCAAGCCGGGGCATCGGCGGATCATCGCCACGCCTTTCGGCAAGGAGGCGTCGACCGGTTTTTCCGTCCTGGAGTCGTGCGCGGCCGGGGCCTGGGTGGAGGCCCTGCCTTTGACCGGCCGGACTCATCAGATCCGGGTGCATCTTGACCTCCTGGGCCATCCGGTGATGGGAGACCAGGAGTTCGACAGGCCGCGGTCGGGAGAGCCCGTGCCGCCGCGGCTCATGCTGCACGCCTACAAGATCGAATTCGCGCATCCCGCCACGGCCCGGCCGGTCCGGTTCCTGGCCCGGGTCCCCGAGGACATGCGGCGGTTCTGGGCCGCCTGCCGGAAGGCCTAG
- a CDS encoding prolipoprotein diacylglyceryl transferase encodes MHPILISLGPFHLSTYGAAVAAGYLAAILFLKSRMERLKLDEKGFWRLIYCLFFGALFGGKLLYWAVSYRELLDGRLSLVGDFRFGFVFFGGLLGALAMGYAAKLWVGLDYFATADYAGVALPFGQALGRLGCLAAGCCYGRPTSMPWGIVLGGDPGSVTPRELWGVPLHPTQLYESAADAAIAVFLLKALLPRVERRELVPGTVFLAYVGLYSAARFVIEFYRFDDRGASWPPFSISQWLALAGIAVAVVIMTRRGVKPI; translated from the coding sequence ATGCACCCCATCCTGATCTCGCTGGGGCCTTTCCACCTCTCCACCTACGGCGCCGCCGTCGCGGCCGGCTACCTGGCGGCCATCCTGTTCCTCAAATCCCGGATGGAGCGGCTGAAGCTCGACGAGAAGGGGTTCTGGCGCCTCATCTACTGCCTGTTCTTCGGGGCGCTCTTCGGAGGCAAGCTGCTCTACTGGGCCGTGTCCTACCGGGAGCTGCTCGACGGCCGGCTGAGCCTGGTCGGAGACTTCCGCTTCGGGTTCGTCTTCTTCGGCGGCCTGCTGGGCGCTTTGGCCATGGGCTACGCGGCGAAGCTCTGGGTGGGGCTGGATTACTTCGCCACGGCCGACTACGCGGGGGTGGCCCTGCCTTTCGGCCAAGCCTTGGGACGGCTGGGCTGCCTAGCCGCGGGCTGCTGCTACGGCCGGCCCACGTCCATGCCCTGGGGCATCGTTCTGGGAGGAGACCCGGGCAGCGTGACGCCGCGCGAGCTGTGGGGCGTCCCCCTGCATCCGACCCAGCTCTACGAGTCCGCGGCCGACGCCGCCATCGCCGTCTTCCTGCTCAAGGCCCTGCTGCCGCGCGTCGAGCGCCGGGAGCTGGTGCCGGGCACCGTGTTCCTCGCCTACGTCGGTCTCTACAGCGCGGCGCGCTTCGTCATCGAGTTCTATCGCTTCGACGACCGGGGCGCCTCGTGGCCGCCTTTCTCCATCTCTCAGTGGCTGGCCCTGGCGGGGATCGCGGTCGCCGTCGTGATCATGACCCGGAGGGGGGTAAAGCCGATATGA
- a CDS encoding MBL fold metallo-hydrolase: protein MRTSAYVRQVPVGPMQNFAYLAGGGAGPDCAVIDPGWDARSLLEAARQDGRAIRAVVLTHGHFDHAGGVKDLLEQAPVPVFAHQGDAAALRAAFPGLRALEDGDTVDAGGLELRCLHTPGHTPGSQCLLAAGQLFTGDTLFIDCCGRTDLPGSDPEAMHRSLRRLAVLPAATVVWPGHDYGPCPSAPLSAVLGMNPYLAAETLQDFLRLGA, encoded by the coding sequence ATGAGGACCTCGGCCTACGTCAGGCAGGTGCCGGTCGGGCCCATGCAGAACTTCGCGTATCTGGCGGGCGGGGGCGCCGGCCCGGACTGCGCGGTCATCGACCCGGGCTGGGACGCCCGGTCTCTCCTGGAGGCCGCCCGCCAAGACGGCCGCGCCATCCGAGCCGTGGTGCTCACCCACGGCCATTTCGACCACGCCGGTGGGGTCAAGGACCTGCTGGAGCAGGCGCCGGTCCCGGTCTTCGCGCACCAAGGCGACGCCGCGGCGCTGCGCGCGGCCTTCCCGGGCCTGCGCGCCCTGGAGGACGGCGACACGGTCGACGCGGGCGGCCTGGAGTTGCGCTGCCTGCACACCCCCGGCCACACCCCCGGCTCCCAGTGCCTGCTGGCGGCGGGCCAGCTCTTCACCGGCGACACCCTCTTCATCGACTGCTGCGGCCGCACCGACCTGCCCGGCTCGGACCCGGAGGCCATGCACCGGAGCCTGCGGCGCCTGGCCGTCCTGCCCGCGGCGACCGTGGTCTGGCCCGGCCACGATTACGGCCCTTGTCCGAGCGCGCCGCTGAGCGCGGTACTCGGGATGAACCCCTATCTCGCGGCCGAGACTTTGCAGGACTTCCTCCGGCTGGGGGCCTAG
- a CDS encoding septum formation initiator family protein has product MSRPDPSVWLREHWVKVLGTVGLLAVFFGNQGFRSLVRNWLELRSLSREIASLEGENTRTALRLKELRENPSALEREARKVGFTKAGEIEYRFEPPKK; this is encoded by the coding sequence ATGTCAAGACCTGACCCCTCCGTCTGGCTGCGCGAGCACTGGGTGAAGGTCCTAGGCACGGTCGGACTGCTCGCCGTCTTCTTCGGCAACCAGGGCTTCCGGAGCCTGGTGCGCAATTGGCTGGAGCTGCGCAGCCTGTCCCGCGAGATCGCGAGCCTGGAAGGTGAGAACACGCGCACCGCCCTGCGGCTCAAGGAGCTGCGCGAGAACCCTTCCGCGCTGGAGCGCGAGGCGCGCAAGGTCGGGTTCACCAAGGCCGGCGAGATCGAATACCGCTTCGAGCCGCCGAAGAAATGA
- the eno gene encoding phosphopyruvate hydratase — MAKIESIRALEILDSRGFPTVEAEVRLDDGTTASAAVPSGASTGEHEAVELRDGDKSRFGGKGVLKAVSHVDGPLAKLLKGKDPREQAALDQAMIAADGTSNKGKLGANALLSLSMAVCRAAAASAKLPLYVYLRKAYGLPVDEWLLPTPMLNVINGGKHADSGLDVQEFMLVPVGTASFHDGLRAGAEIYQVLKKTLAGMKMTVAVGDEGGFAPQLKDHASALDVLTDSIAKAGYKDKVRLGLDSAASEFYKDGAYVFEKKPRTAAEMTDVYGGWQKKYGIISYEDPLAEDDWAGWKGMTDKLGAGVTIIGDDIFVTNPERLKRGIQEKTANSVLIKLNQIGTVTETVETVLTAHKAGFSTVISHRSGETEDAFIADFAVAVNAGALKTGAPCRSERLCKYNQLLRIERELGGKARYAGMTCFKAAAGAAR, encoded by the coding sequence ATGGCCAAGATCGAATCCATCCGGGCGTTGGAGATCCTCGATTCGCGGGGCTTCCCCACCGTCGAAGCCGAGGTCCGGCTCGATGACGGGACCACGGCCAGCGCCGCCGTGCCCAGCGGCGCCTCCACCGGCGAGCACGAGGCCGTGGAGCTGCGCGACGGGGACAAGTCCCGGTTCGGCGGCAAGGGAGTGCTCAAGGCGGTCTCGCACGTGGACGGTCCCTTGGCCAAGCTCCTCAAGGGCAAAGACCCCCGCGAGCAGGCGGCTTTGGACCAGGCCATGATCGCGGCGGACGGGACCTCCAACAAGGGCAAGCTGGGCGCCAACGCCCTGCTCTCGCTTTCCATGGCGGTCTGCCGGGCCGCGGCGGCCTCGGCCAAGCTGCCCCTCTACGTCTACCTGCGCAAGGCTTACGGCCTGCCCGTAGATGAGTGGCTGCTGCCCACGCCCATGCTCAACGTGATCAACGGCGGCAAGCACGCTGACTCGGGCCTCGACGTGCAGGAGTTCATGCTCGTGCCCGTGGGCACGGCCTCCTTCCACGACGGCTTGCGCGCCGGCGCCGAGATCTATCAGGTGCTCAAGAAGACCTTGGCCGGCATGAAGATGACCGTGGCCGTGGGCGACGAGGGGGGCTTCGCGCCCCAGCTCAAGGACCACGCCAGCGCGCTCGACGTGCTGACCGACTCCATCGCCAAGGCCGGTTATAAGGACAAGGTCCGGCTGGGCTTGGATTCCGCGGCCAGCGAGTTCTACAAGGACGGCGCCTATGTGTTCGAGAAGAAGCCGCGCACCGCGGCCGAGATGACGGACGTCTACGGCGGCTGGCAGAAGAAGTACGGCATCATCTCCTACGAGGATCCCCTGGCCGAGGATGACTGGGCCGGCTGGAAGGGCATGACCGACAAGCTGGGCGCGGGCGTGACCATCATCGGCGACGACATCTTCGTGACCAACCCCGAGCGCCTCAAGCGCGGCATCCAGGAGAAGACCGCCAACTCCGTCCTCATCAAACTCAACCAGATCGGCACCGTGACCGAGACCGTGGAAACGGTCCTGACTGCCCATAAGGCGGGCTTCTCCACCGTCATCTCCCACCGCTCCGGGGAGACCGAGGACGCCTTCATCGCGGACTTCGCCGTGGCCGTCAACGCCGGCGCGCTCAAGACCGGGGCTCCCTGCCGCTCCGAGCGCCTGTGCAAGTACAACCAGCTGCTGCGCATCGAGCGCGAGTTGGGCGGCAAGGCGCGCTACGCGGGCATGACGTGCTTCAAAGCCGCGGCCGGCGCGGCCCGGTAG
- a CDS encoding LysR family transcriptional regulator — MHLESLRIFRDLIETGSFSKAAELNYLTQSAVSQQLKHLEKSVGRPLLDRGSRQLKLTPAGRIFYRTAKRIVAAYEDITARIHSAAPESDQRLRIAAIYSVGTYVLQRYLKDFLRRHPEVKVEVDYQKASRICDDILRGRADLSIMAYPVKRRDLQTIPLSEEELVLALPKLHPLARQETVSLGDLAGQDFVAFDRGTPTRKALDKVLRAAKVRPKVRMEFDNIETIKSAVSSGMGVAIVPEATVAAEAKAGSLCVRRFTNHKLTRPLGVLVRKTRRENRAVRTFLKHLSGVHAR; from the coding sequence ATGCATCTAGAATCTCTGCGCATCTTCCGGGACCTCATCGAGACCGGGAGCTTCTCCAAGGCGGCCGAGCTCAACTACCTCACCCAGTCGGCGGTGAGCCAGCAGCTCAAACACCTGGAAAAATCCGTGGGCCGCCCCCTGTTGGACCGCGGCAGCCGCCAGCTCAAGCTGACCCCCGCGGGACGGATCTTCTACCGCACGGCCAAACGCATCGTGGCGGCCTACGAGGACATCACGGCGCGCATCCATTCCGCCGCGCCGGAATCCGACCAGCGGCTGCGCATCGCGGCCATCTACAGCGTGGGCACCTACGTGCTCCAGCGCTATCTGAAGGATTTCCTGCGGCGTCATCCCGAGGTCAAGGTGGAGGTGGACTACCAGAAAGCCAGCCGCATCTGCGACGACATCCTGCGCGGCCGGGCGGACCTGAGCATCATGGCCTATCCGGTCAAGCGCCGGGACCTGCAGACCATCCCCCTCTCCGAGGAGGAGCTGGTCCTGGCCCTGCCCAAGCTCCATCCCCTGGCCCGGCAGGAGACGGTCAGCCTGGGCGACCTGGCGGGGCAGGATTTCGTCGCCTTCGACCGGGGCACCCCCACGCGCAAGGCCCTGGACAAGGTCCTGCGCGCGGCCAAGGTGCGGCCGAAGGTGCGCATGGAGTTCGACAACATCGAGACCATCAAGAGCGCGGTGTCCAGCGGCATGGGAGTCGCCATCGTGCCGGAGGCGACGGTGGCGGCCGAAGCCAAGGCGGGCAGCCTCTGCGTGCGCCGGTTCACGAATCACAAGCTCACCAGGCCCCTGGGGGTCCTGGTGCGCAAGACGCGGCGCGAGAACCGGGCCGTGCGGACCTTCCTCAAGCACCTCAGCGGCGTCCACGCCCGCTAA